In the Pyrolobus fumarii 1A genome, one interval contains:
- a CDS encoding carbohydrate ABC transporter permease, giving the protein MNGKRSALIFFLGPALALILVFYIVPLVLTVYVSFTNLSNWNLMSMKVLDDPLYNYERLLHMFQYDPDFRKVVYTTIVFTLVTLVLNVGGGLLLALIAYLMEERLSTTFRALWLLPRMTPVAVYALLWYYFFSGSAFGTLNAFLRAMGLVEEPIGWGTSLDMLPWGAWLIIIYVNMLVGVSFGMIVFYSALRNIPWEHVVAARVDGASTLQLLRYILIPSIRWHLVFVTVWQLLSLLTTYAHIFLLVEWGAVDRWWASTWSLYVFMQAFYSGPGVRTEQGLAAAAASILVIIGAGLGLLSLRLLGFRKMMQPPRGEV; this is encoded by the coding sequence GTGAACGGAAAGAGATCCGCACTCATCTTTTTCCTCGGCCCTGCATTAGCTCTCATCCTTGTGTTCTACATAGTACCTCTTGTGCTCACCGTGTATGTGTCTTTCACGAACCTTAGCAACTGGAACCTCATGAGCATGAAGGTCTTGGATGACCCATTGTACAACTATGAGAGGCTCCTGCATATGTTCCAATATGATCCAGATTTCCGCAAAGTAGTCTATACAACGATAGTGTTCACGCTGGTCACGCTAGTGCTTAATGTGGGCGGTGGGTTACTTCTAGCGCTGATAGCGTACCTCATGGAAGAGAGACTTTCAACAACTTTCCGCGCTCTTTGGCTACTACCCAGAATGACGCCTGTTGCGGTATACGCGCTTCTATGGTACTACTTCTTCTCCGGCTCGGCGTTCGGCACCCTGAACGCCTTCCTAAGAGCAATGGGGCTAGTAGAGGAGCCCATAGGTTGGGGTACAAGCCTTGACATGCTGCCATGGGGCGCGTGGCTAATCATAATATACGTGAACATGCTTGTCGGTGTGAGCTTCGGGATGATAGTATTCTACTCGGCATTACGTAACATACCTTGGGAGCATGTAGTAGCGGCCCGCGTCGACGGGGCTTCAACGCTACAACTCTTGCGCTATATACTCATTCCATCTATCCGTTGGCACCTGGTCTTCGTCACTGTCTGGCAGCTTCTCTCCCTGCTGACCACATACGCGCATATCTTCCTACTTGTTGAGTGGGGGGCTGTTGATAGATGGTGGGCGAGTACATGGTCCCTCTACGTCTTCATGCAAGCTTTCTACTCGGGTCCCGGTGTTCGAACAGAGCAGGGTCTTGCGGCTGCAGCAGCCTCAATACTCGTGATAATAGGTGCGGGGCTTGGGCTACTCTCACTACGTCTGCTAGGCTTTCGCAAGATGATGCAGCCCCCGAGGGGTGAGGTGTAA
- a CDS encoding carbohydrate ABC transporter permease, which produces MRLRFTLFRTRGARGVTGEARPRDVETLPRRNLTLALALGAGLASIPLVAVYVLLVLTSFSDTVVTGVEILEGRLPKFTLRYWEALLQGRLSAIVMMPVTIDVPATIVNTLIIALGVSLVTTLASTMAGYAFSRMKFAGREKLMEFIILLHAFPGVALLIGVFFVYVWMLRTLFVNAPYESRVAFVFAYTILARASLEIPMSIWLMKGFFDRIPWEVEWSALVDGASRIRTWWKVILPQVKPGIAALAIFSFLAGWEDFIYVYVFLYQGTGGAMHTLATMIEQLTANLETAELPLAAAAGVLYLLPTILFFLVTQKLLLETYGGGVKG; this is translated from the coding sequence ATGCGGCTGCGGTTCACGCTGTTTCGTACACGTGGGGCTAGAGGCGTTACAGGTGAAGCTAGACCACGTGATGTCGAGACACTCCCTAGGAGAAACCTTACACTAGCCTTGGCGCTCGGCGCCGGGCTCGCCAGTATACCATTGGTAGCAGTCTACGTGTTGCTTGTGCTTACGAGTTTCTCAGATACTGTGGTCACGGGCGTTGAGATCCTTGAGGGCAGGCTACCCAAGTTTACGTTACGATACTGGGAGGCGTTGCTACAAGGACGACTAAGTGCGATAGTGATGATGCCAGTGACTATCGACGTACCAGCAACCATAGTGAACACGTTGATTATAGCGCTTGGTGTATCACTCGTAACGACTCTTGCAAGTACAATGGCGGGTTATGCGTTCTCGCGTATGAAGTTCGCTGGCCGAGAGAAACTCATGGAGTTCATCATATTGTTGCACGCGTTCCCAGGTGTGGCACTGCTAATAGGTGTGTTCTTCGTCTACGTGTGGATGTTAAGAACGCTGTTTGTGAATGCCCCCTACGAGAGTAGGGTTGCGTTTGTATTCGCTTATACCATACTGGCTAGAGCATCGCTAGAGATACCGATGAGCATCTGGCTCATGAAGGGCTTCTTTGATAGGATACCATGGGAAGTTGAGTGGTCGGCGCTCGTGGACGGCGCATCAAGGATACGTACATGGTGGAAGGTTATACTGCCGCAGGTTAAACCTGGAATAGCAGCCCTCGCGATATTCTCGTTCCTAGCTGGTTGGGAAGACTTCATCTACGTCTACGTGTTCTTATATCAGGGTACAGGTGGCGCAATGCATACGCTAGCAACTATGATAGAGCAGCTCACGGCCAATCTGGAGACGGCTGAGTTACCCCTAGCGGCGGCGGCGGGCGTCCTCTACTTGCTACCAACGATACTGTTCTTCCTTGTAACGCAAAAACTGCTTCTCGAGACTTATGGTGGCGGTGTAAAGGGCTAA
- a CDS encoding ABC transporter ATP-binding protein, whose protein sequence is MVEVRLVEVSKRFGSVEALKNVTLTFEDGAFTALLGPSGSGKTTLLYIIAGIYKPTSGKVYFGERDVTNLPPNKRNIGLVFQNYALYPHMTVYENIAFPLRLRKLPPSKIDEKVREVAKLLHIEELLDRYPSQLSGGQQQRVAMARALVKEPDVLLLDEPLSNLDALLRVKIRAELKRLQKDLGITTIYVTHDQAEALAMADTVVVIDRGVVQQIGSPDEIYNNPRNLFVATFIGSPPANIITAKVVKRGKEVCAAVGNTLICPDYKIGVRMANLEEVVIAFRPEHAEISEAPLEGMVSFEAEVYAVETLGRENIVTLVVGATPVKVVTKPDVRPQLGSRVYINVPIDKLKYFDPETELNLEYIEVVNRS, encoded by the coding sequence ATGGTTGAGGTTCGACTAGTCGAGGTATCGAAGCGTTTTGGCAGCGTGGAAGCATTGAAAAATGTGACATTAACGTTCGAGGATGGTGCTTTCACAGCCCTGCTTGGGCCCAGCGGCTCGGGCAAAACAACACTCCTATACATCATAGCCGGTATATACAAGCCCACAAGCGGCAAGGTGTATTTCGGCGAACGTGATGTCACCAACCTACCGCCGAACAAGAGGAACATCGGTCTAGTCTTCCAAAACTACGCTCTATACCCTCACATGACAGTCTACGAGAACATAGCATTTCCTCTTCGCCTTAGAAAGTTGCCACCAAGCAAGATAGATGAGAAGGTTCGAGAAGTTGCAAAACTGTTGCATATAGAAGAACTCCTAGATAGGTATCCTTCGCAGTTATCAGGCGGCCAGCAACAGAGGGTTGCAATGGCACGCGCATTGGTAAAAGAGCCAGACGTGCTTCTACTCGACGAGCCGCTATCCAACCTAGACGCGCTGCTCAGGGTGAAAATACGTGCCGAGCTGAAGCGGTTGCAAAAGGATCTTGGCATAACAACGATATACGTTACACACGATCAGGCAGAGGCGCTTGCAATGGCTGATACAGTCGTTGTCATTGACCGTGGTGTCGTGCAGCAAATAGGAAGCCCTGACGAGATATACAACAACCCGCGTAATCTATTCGTAGCCACATTCATAGGCTCGCCGCCAGCCAACATAATCACCGCCAAGGTCGTGAAACGTGGCAAGGAAGTGTGTGCGGCAGTTGGTAATACGCTGATATGCCCGGATTACAAGATAGGCGTTAGAATGGCTAACCTAGAGGAGGTAGTCATAGCGTTTAGACCCGAGCATGCAGAGATATCAGAGGCTCCGCTTGAAGGTATGGTTAGCTTTGAGGCAGAGGTGTATGCTGTTGAAACTCTAGGCAGGGAGAATATAGTAACGCTCGTTGTCGGCGCTACTCCAGTAAAGGTTGTCACTAAACCTGATGTGAGACCGCAACTAGGCTCCAGAGTGTATATCAACGTGCCAATAGATAAGTTGAAGTACTTTGACCCGGAGACGGAGCTAAACCTCGAGTATATAGAGGTTGTGAATAGAAGCTAG